One Antarctobacter heliothermus DNA segment encodes these proteins:
- a CDS encoding ABC transporter substrate-binding protein, with the protein MKHNLRSTTAALLILAGPAFADMDAARAFLDAEIGDLSSLPRAAQEAEMQFFVDAAKPFEGMEIKVVSETITTHEYEAQVLAPAFTAITGIKVTHDLIGEGDVVEKLQTQMQSGQNIYDAYINDSDLIGTHWRYQQVRNLTDWIANEGADVTSPTLDLDDFIGLSFTTGPDDKVYQLPTQQFANLYWFRYDWFNDEKNKADFMDQFGYELGVPVNWSAYEDIAEFFTGRDLSHMGVDGDIFGNMDYGKKDPSLGWRYTDAWMSMAGMGDVGEPNGLPVDEWGIRVNDQSQPVGSCVARGGATNAPAAVYAVTKAIEWLEKYTPPAAAGMTFSEAGPIPAQGNIAQQMFWYTAFTADTVKPGLPVMNEDGTPKWRMAPSPHGVYWKEGQKVGYQDAGSWTLMKSTPEDRAKAAWLYAQFVTSKTVDVKKSHVGLTFIRESTVQHDSFTERADKLGGLVEFYRSPARVAWSPTGTNVPDYPKLAQLWWQNIGDAMSGAKTPQEALDALCADQERVLERLERAGVQGDIGPKLNEERDAEYWFAQPGAPFAKLAEEDEEPKTVSYDELIKSWQ; encoded by the coding sequence ATGAAACACAACCTCAGATCCACAACAGCGGCGCTGCTGATCCTTGCGGGTCCGGCATTCGCCGACATGGACGCGGCCCGCGCGTTCCTTGACGCGGAGATCGGCGATCTGTCGTCGCTTCCGCGCGCTGCGCAAGAGGCGGAGATGCAGTTCTTCGTCGACGCGGCCAAGCCCTTTGAGGGCATGGAAATCAAGGTCGTCTCAGAAACGATCACGACGCATGAGTATGAAGCGCAAGTTCTGGCACCGGCGTTCACTGCAATCACCGGCATCAAGGTCACGCATGACCTGATCGGCGAAGGCGACGTGGTCGAAAAGCTGCAAACGCAAATGCAGTCCGGTCAGAACATCTATGACGCCTACATCAACGACTCCGACCTGATCGGCACCCACTGGCGGTATCAGCAGGTGCGCAACCTGACCGACTGGATCGCAAACGAAGGCGCGGACGTGACCTCGCCGACGCTGGATCTCGACGATTTCATCGGCCTCAGCTTTACCACCGGACCGGATGACAAGGTCTACCAGTTGCCGACCCAGCAGTTCGCGAACCTCTACTGGTTCCGCTATGACTGGTTCAACGACGAAAAGAACAAGGCCGACTTCATGGACCAGTTCGGCTATGAGTTGGGCGTTCCGGTCAACTGGTCGGCCTATGAGGATATCGCCGAGTTCTTTACCGGTCGAGACCTCAGCCATATGGGCGTGGATGGCGACATCTTCGGCAACATGGACTACGGCAAGAAAGACCCTAGCCTGGGCTGGCGCTATACCGATGCGTGGATGTCCATGGCTGGCATGGGCGACGTGGGTGAACCCAACGGCCTGCCGGTCGATGAATGGGGCATTCGCGTCAACGACCAGAGCCAGCCTGTCGGCTCCTGTGTCGCGCGCGGCGGGGCCACTAACGCCCCGGCGGCGGTTTATGCCGTGACCAAGGCGATCGAGTGGCTGGAGAAATACACGCCGCCCGCTGCCGCAGGCATGACCTTCTCTGAGGCGGGTCCGATCCCGGCGCAGGGCAATATCGCCCAGCAGATGTTCTGGTACACTGCGTTCACCGCCGACACGGTCAAGCCCGGCCTGCCGGTCATGAACGAGGACGGCACGCCCAAGTGGCGCATGGCGCCCAGCCCGCACGGTGTCTACTGGAAAGAAGGCCAGAAGGTCGGCTATCAGGATGCCGGGTCGTGGACGCTGATGAAATCCACGCCCGAGGATCGTGCCAAGGCGGCTTGGCTCTATGCCCAGTTCGTCACCTCCAAAACCGTGGATGTGAAGAAGTCCCATGTGGGCCTGACCTTCATCCGCGAATCTACCGTGCAGCACGACAGCTTTACCGAGCGTGCGGACAAGCTGGGTGGCTTGGTCGAGTTCTACCGCTCGCCGGCCCGCGTGGCATGGTCGCCGACCGGCACCAACGTGCCTGACTACCCCAAGCTGGCGCAGCTGTGGTGGCAGAACATCGGCGATGCCATGTCTGGTGCCAAGACCCCGCAAGAGGCGTTGGATGCGCTGTGCGCGGACCAAGAGCGTGTGCTTGAGCGTCTGGAGCGCGCAGGCGTTCAAGGCGACATCGGTCCCAAGTTGAACGAAGAGCGTGACGCCGAATACTGGTTCGCCCAGCCCGGTGCGCCCTTTGCCAAGCTGGCCGAAGAAGACGAAGAGCCCAAGACCGTCAGCTACGATGAGCTGATCAAGTCCTGGCAATAA
- the glpK gene encoding glycerol kinase GlpK, giving the protein MTHVLAIDQGTTSTRALMFDGSMTVVGSAQEEFDQHFPASGWVEHDPVDLWSTTAATCRAAIEKAGISAGDIAAIGITNQRETTLVWDRKTGKPIHNAIVWQDRRTASLCKALKDDGFEPAVTDRTGLLLDPYFSGTKLAWLLDNVEGARARAESGDLVFGTVDSWLVWNLTGGAVHVTDATNAARTMLFDIRKGRWSRTICDRLGIPMAMLPEVRDCAADFGMTRPDLFGRAIPILGIAGDQQAAAIGQACFQPGMMKSTYGTGCFALLNTGDTPVVSQNRLLTTIAYQLDGRPTYALEGSIFIAGAVVQWLRDGLRIIRDASETQPLAEAADAGQNLILVPAFTGLGAPYWQPDCRGAVFGLTRNSGPAELARAALESVGFQTRDLLAAMQADMGSAGKALARQARAATLRVDGGMSASDWAMQFLADIVGARVDRPLVQETTAMGAAWLAGQRAGLYPDQAAFAAQWALDRSFVPDMQEDSRRAKYAAWQRAVQATMTF; this is encoded by the coding sequence ATGACTCATGTTCTGGCCATTGATCAGGGAACCACATCCACCCGTGCGCTTATGTTTGATGGGTCCATGACGGTTGTTGGCAGCGCTCAGGAAGAATTCGATCAACATTTCCCCGCCAGCGGCTGGGTAGAGCACGACCCGGTCGATTTGTGGTCCACAACCGCCGCGACCTGTCGCGCCGCCATCGAAAAAGCCGGGATCAGTGCGGGGGACATCGCCGCCATCGGCATCACCAATCAGCGCGAAACGACACTGGTCTGGGACCGCAAGACTGGCAAACCCATTCACAACGCAATCGTCTGGCAGGATCGGCGCACTGCCTCCCTGTGCAAGGCGCTAAAGGATGACGGGTTCGAACCCGCCGTGACCGACCGCACCGGGTTGCTTCTGGATCCGTATTTCTCGGGGACAAAGCTGGCCTGGCTGCTGGACAACGTCGAAGGGGCTCGGGCGCGGGCAGAATCTGGAGACTTGGTGTTCGGTACTGTCGACAGCTGGCTGGTATGGAACCTGACCGGCGGGGCCGTGCATGTCACAGACGCCACCAACGCCGCCCGCACAATGCTGTTCGATATCCGAAAGGGGCGCTGGTCCCGGACAATCTGTGATCGCCTTGGCATTCCAATGGCGATGCTGCCAGAGGTCCGCGACTGCGCCGCTGACTTCGGAATGACCCGGCCGGATCTTTTTGGCCGTGCGATCCCGATCCTTGGCATCGCGGGCGACCAGCAGGCCGCCGCCATCGGGCAGGCCTGTTTCCAGCCCGGCATGATGAAATCGACCTATGGCACCGGGTGCTTTGCGCTGCTGAACACCGGCGACACGCCGGTGGTGTCGCAAAACCGACTTCTGACCACCATCGCCTATCAACTGGATGGCAGGCCAACCTATGCGCTTGAAGGGTCAATCTTTATCGCGGGGGCGGTGGTGCAATGGCTGCGCGACGGGTTGCGGATCATCCGTGACGCAAGTGAGACGCAGCCATTGGCCGAGGCGGCGGATGCCGGGCAAAACCTGATCTTGGTCCCCGCTTTTACCGGTTTGGGAGCGCCGTATTGGCAGCCCGATTGCCGGGGGGCCGTCTTTGGCTTGACCCGCAACTCTGGCCCGGCCGAATTGGCGCGCGCGGCGCTGGAAAGCGTGGGTTTCCAAACCCGCGACCTGCTGGCGGCGATGCAAGCCGACATGGGTAGCGCGGGTAAGGCGCTGGCGCGCCAAGCCCGTGCCGCTACGCTGCGTGTGGATGGCGGGATGAGCGCGTCAGACTGGGCCATGCAGTTTCTCGCCGATATTGTTGGTGCCCGTGTCGATCGTCCCTTGGTGCAGGAAACCACGGCCATGGGCGCGGCATGGCTTGCCGGACAAAGAGCGGGTCTTTACCCTGATCAGGCCGCGTTCGCAGCGCAATGGGCCTTGGACCGCAGCTTTGTGCCCGACATGCAGGAAGACAGCCGTCGCGCCAAATACGCGGCCTGGCAGCGGGCGGTTCAGGCGACGATGACGTTCTGA
- a CDS encoding ATP-binding cassette domain-containing protein codes for MTLVRPVERREIATGVTFDIPAGTKLRLTESSGIGKSSLLALLQHRWDPKQGCILLAGCDVRSLSR; via the coding sequence TTGACCCTGGTTCGTCCGGTAGAACGGCGAGAAATCGCAACAGGCGTCACTTTCGACATCCCCGCCGGCACGAAACTGCGCCTGACAGAATCCAGCGGCATTGGGAAGTCCTCACTCCTCGCGCTGCTCCAACACCGTTGGGATCCCAAACAAGGATGCATCCTGTTGGCCGGGTGCGACGTGCGCAGCCTGTCACGTTAG
- a CDS encoding radical SAM protein: MTTSCNLACTYCDKEDLDTPGAGRKTAFDSAEQSIDLLLNESPNHKAYNIVLFGGEPLSNMPLIRDMVAHAKPRFAALGKEGRCTLTTDVTLLTESLADCLDDHCFGLTVSMDRPRTLHDLNHKTIGGKGSYDAVAAKARMLLSRHKARPARARVTVTTGVHLAPSSP, from the coding sequence GTGACCACCAGCTGCAATCTAGCTTGCACCTACTGCGACAAGGAGGATCTTGATACCCCCGGCGCCGGGCGTAAAACGGCCTTTGACTCGGCGGAGCAGTCGATCGATCTGTTGCTGAACGAAAGCCCGAACCACAAAGCCTATAACATCGTCTTGTTTGGCGGTGAGCCGCTGTCGAACATGCCACTGATCCGCGACATGGTCGCCCACGCAAAGCCGCGTTTTGCGGCACTCGGCAAGGAAGGGCGCTGCACCCTGACCACCGACGTAACACTGCTTACGGAATCGTTGGCAGACTGTCTGGACGATCATTGTTTTGGCCTGACCGTGTCGATGGACAGACCAAGGACGCTGCATGACCTCAACCACAAGACGATCGGCGGCAAAGGATCCTACGACGCGGTTGCCGCCAAGGCACGGATGCTGCTGTCACGCCACAAAGCGCGCCCGGCGAGAGCACGGGTGACGGTGACGACTGGCGTGCACTTGGCACCGTCTTCTCCATAG
- a CDS encoding helix-turn-helix domain-containing protein encodes MTLSGKASLSISEIADRLGYSEASRFDRAFRRCYGKAPNAKRWSCSPDGG; translated from the coding sequence GTGACGCTATCAGGTAAGGCTAGCCTGTCGATCTCCGAAATTGCCGACCGTCTGGGATACTCCGAGGCCAGTCGTTTTGACCGGGCGTTTCGCCGTTGCTACGGCAAGGCTCCCAACGCCAAAAGATGGTCATGTAGTCCGGACGGGGGTTGA
- a CDS encoding VOC family protein, producing MMSQPDNFRKIQTQGVHHITLIGADRQTSIDFWEGVLGMPFVFDQPNLDDPNEGHLYFDPGDGRLITIFTNENRKADAKAVPEATGSLHHLALNVSQASFWQVAARLDARGVSHSGPVDRGFMDSIYFRDPLGLRLELASYRFEPPEGCRHADVMIEAHRIRVGRGDHHIDREHLADAIELLVERRQQSLSTDRDAKNPY from the coding sequence ATGATGAGCCAGCCAGACAATTTCCGAAAAATCCAGACACAGGGCGTGCACCATATCACGCTGATCGGTGCAGACAGGCAGACCTCGATCGATTTCTGGGAAGGGGTGTTGGGGATGCCGTTCGTCTTTGACCAGCCGAATCTGGATGACCCGAACGAAGGGCATCTGTACTTCGATCCGGGTGACGGGCGCTTGATCACGATCTTCACCAATGAAAACCGTAAGGCTGATGCCAAAGCGGTGCCCGAAGCGACAGGGTCGCTGCATCATCTTGCGCTGAACGTCAGCCAAGCCAGCTTTTGGCAGGTGGCGGCGCGGCTGGACGCGCGTGGTGTATCGCATTCGGGTCCGGTGGACCGGGGGTTTATGGATTCGATCTATTTCCGCGATCCGCTGGGCCTTCGCCTTGAATTGGCAAGCTATCGGTTTGAGCCGCCAGAGGGCTGTCGCCATGCGGATGTGATGATCGAGGCGCACCGCATCCGAGTCGGACGCGGCGACCACCACATTGATCGGGAGCATTTGGCCGACGCCATCGAGTTGCTGGTCGAGCGGCGACAGCAGTCCTTGTCGACTGACCGAGACGCCAAGAATCCATATTAA
- a CDS encoding MarR family winged helix-turn-helix transcriptional regulator codes for MDKLTRPLETFFPYRLAVAAEGFSRNLANVYGRGYGLSREEWRLLFLLAGEAEVTSRDLSRRSTLDRVQVSRASQKLEDKGLITRNIAPNDRRLKVYACTKRGRALFADALPQVEARSNEILRAMSPEDRAALERGLAALSEAIATCAAPPEFERGPRS; via the coding sequence ATGGACAAACTGACCCGACCGTTGGAAACCTTTTTCCCTTACCGCCTTGCAGTGGCGGCCGAAGGGTTTTCGCGCAATCTAGCCAACGTGTACGGGCGTGGTTACGGCCTCAGCCGCGAAGAATGGCGGCTACTGTTTCTGCTGGCTGGCGAGGCAGAGGTCACCTCGCGCGACCTCAGCCGCCGGTCCACGCTGGACCGCGTCCAGGTTAGCCGCGCCTCACAAAAGTTGGAGGACAAGGGGCTGATCACGCGCAACATCGCCCCGAACGACAGGCGGTTGAAAGTATACGCCTGCACCAAACGCGGGCGCGCCCTGTTCGCGGATGCCTTGCCACAAGTCGAAGCACGGTCAAACGAGATCCTGCGCGCCATGTCTCCTGAGGATCGCGCCGCACTGGAACGTGGGCTTGCCGCCCTGTCAGAGGCTATCGCAACCTGTGCCGCCCCGCCCGAATTCGAACGCGGACCGCGGTCTTAA
- a CDS encoding DUF2783 domain-containing protein: MADLTLTPNLDRPDDFYAELIAAHDGLSEDESAALNARLILILANQIGDTQIISAALKAASKPDR; the protein is encoded by the coding sequence ATGGCAGATCTGACACTGACCCCGAACCTTGACCGGCCCGATGATTTCTACGCCGAATTAATCGCTGCCCATGACGGATTGAGCGAGGACGAAAGCGCCGCCCTCAACGCGCGCCTGATCCTGATCCTTGCCAACCAGATCGGTGACACGCAGATCATCAGCGCGGCGCTAAAGGCCGCGTCGAAACCCGACCGATAA
- a CDS encoding FAD-dependent oxidoreductase, translating to MLHDRYQLAFKLYPYERTADQDADTPVRHPVVVMGGGPIGIATALDLGLQGIPVVVLDDHEGIGMGSRAICFAKRSLEIADRYGCGKPMLDKGVVWNLGKVFHDDRKVFEFNLLPEEGHKFPAFINLQQPYFERFLVERVREAQANGAPIELRGKNRVDNVSPHDDHVTLEITTPEGPYTIEADWLIGCDGASSPLRGMMGLDFEGRVFEDSFLIADIKMVNTEFPTERWFWFEPHFKSGASTLLHKQPDGVWRVDFQIGWDIDRKTELQEENVRARLDAMLGEVDYEIVWTSIYTFQCRRMKKFRHGRVLFAGDAAHQVSPFGARGANSGMQDVDNLGWKLGLVIDGKAPDALLDTYDAERVFGADENILNSTRATDFITPKSKISHIFRNAVLDLAEQFEFARPLVNSGRLSVPCVYDNGPLNGADALPGGPSRTRPGSPCPDAPLEDGYLLDKLGGGFVLLTIDELAPDELEEAGIALRRVALTTSGTASGVLADRYLGQVTSGVYLIRPDQHVTARWDHYDEAATRAALRHAIGLE from the coding sequence ATGCTCCACGACCGTTACCAATTGGCTTTCAAACTCTACCCTTACGAACGCACCGCCGATCAGGACGCAGACACCCCCGTCCGGCACCCGGTTGTCGTCATGGGCGGCGGGCCCATCGGGATTGCCACAGCGCTGGACCTTGGTCTTCAGGGCATCCCGGTTGTCGTGCTGGACGACCACGAGGGCATTGGCATGGGCAGCCGCGCAATCTGTTTCGCCAAGCGCAGTCTGGAAATCGCCGACCGCTATGGCTGCGGCAAACCGATGCTGGACAAGGGCGTGGTCTGGAATCTTGGCAAGGTGTTCCACGACGACCGCAAGGTGTTTGAGTTCAACCTGCTGCCAGAGGAAGGCCACAAGTTCCCGGCCTTCATCAACCTGCAACAGCCCTATTTCGAACGCTTCCTTGTCGAGCGCGTTCGTGAAGCGCAGGCCAATGGCGCGCCGATCGAGTTGCGCGGCAAGAACCGCGTCGACAATGTCAGCCCCCACGACGATCACGTCACGCTAGAGATCACCACACCCGAGGGGCCGTACACCATCGAGGCCGACTGGCTGATCGGATGTGATGGTGCCTCCAGCCCGCTGCGCGGCATGATGGGGCTGGATTTTGAGGGCCGCGTCTTTGAGGACAGCTTTCTCATCGCCGACATCAAAATGGTGAACACGGAATTCCCGACCGAGCGGTGGTTCTGGTTTGAACCGCACTTCAAATCCGGTGCCTCGACCCTGCTGCACAAGCAACCCGATGGCGTCTGGCGGGTGGATTTCCAGATCGGCTGGGACATCGACCGCAAGACCGAACTGCAAGAGGAAAACGTCCGCGCCCGGCTGGACGCCATGCTGGGTGAGGTCGACTATGAGATCGTCTGGACCTCGATCTATACGTTCCAATGTCGCCGAATGAAGAAATTCCGCCATGGTCGCGTGCTCTTTGCCGGAGATGCGGCGCATCAGGTGTCGCCCTTTGGGGCGCGCGGCGCGAATTCCGGAATGCAGGACGTCGATAACCTTGGCTGGAAGCTGGGTCTGGTGATCGACGGCAAGGCGCCGGATGCGCTGCTAGACACCTACGACGCCGAGCGCGTCTTTGGCGCGGATGAGAACATCCTGAACTCCACAAGGGCGACGGATTTTATCACGCCGAAATCGAAGATCAGCCATATCTTCCGCAACGCGGTGCTGGATCTGGCGGAACAGTTTGAATTTGCTCGCCCTCTGGTCAATTCGGGCCGCCTTTCGGTGCCTTGTGTCTATGACAACGGTCCGCTGAACGGGGCCGATGCCCTGCCCGGTGGACCCTCGCGCACCCGCCCCGGCAGCCCCTGCCCTGATGCGCCGCTAGAGGACGGCTATCTTCTGGATAAACTGGGCGGCGGGTTTGTCCTTCTGACCATAGACGAACTGGCCCCAGACGAATTGGAAGAAGCAGGCATCGCTCTGCGCCGGGTCGCCCTGACGACCTCCGGCACGGCCAGCGGCGTTCTGGCAGACCGCTATCTGGGACAGGTCACCTCGGGCGTCTATCTGATCCGGCCCGACCAGCATGTGACCGCGCGCTGGGATCACTATGACGAGGCCGCCACCCGCGCGGCCCTGCGCCACGCGATTGGACTGGAGTAA
- a CDS encoding MBL fold metallo-hydrolase translates to MTKAFASAGDMEEKKTSFTKVGEGLYAFTAEGDPNTGVIIGDDSVMIVEAQATPRLARKVMEHVRSVTDKPISHLVLTHYHAVRVLGASAYGAREIIMSDVARSMVAERGQEDWDSEFDRFPRLFQGHEEIPGLTWPTTTFSDSMTVYLGNRRVDIMHLGRAHTAGDAVVWVPDQEVMFTGDIVEYHSACYCGDGHFGDWEDTLANIAMFEPKSIAPGRGDALVGEEMVAKAIAATADFVNSTYKPVAKVVARGGSLKEAWDACRAECDPKFSDYAIYEHCLPFNVARAYDEARGIDTPRVWTAQRDKDMWASLQG, encoded by the coding sequence ATGACAAAGGCTTTTGCATCCGCCGGAGACATGGAAGAGAAAAAGACCAGCTTTACCAAGGTAGGTGAGGGTCTGTACGCCTTTACCGCCGAAGGCGACCCCAACACCGGCGTTATCATCGGCGACGACAGCGTGATGATCGTCGAGGCGCAGGCCACCCCGCGTCTGGCCCGCAAGGTGATGGAGCATGTGCGCAGCGTCACCGACAAGCCGATCAGCCACCTTGTGTTGACCCATTACCACGCGGTCCGCGTGTTGGGCGCGTCGGCCTATGGCGCGCGGGAAATCATCATGTCCGACGTGGCCCGGTCGATGGTGGCCGAACGCGGGCAAGAAGACTGGGACAGCGAATTCGACCGCTTTCCGCGCCTGTTTCAGGGCCATGAGGAAATCCCCGGCCTGACGTGGCCAACCACCACGTTTTCGGACTCGATGACCGTCTACCTTGGCAACCGCCGCGTCGACATCATGCATCTGGGTCGCGCCCATACGGCGGGTGACGCGGTGGTCTGGGTGCCCGATCAAGAGGTCATGTTCACCGGCGATATCGTCGAATACCACTCTGCCTGCTATTGCGGCGACGGCCATTTCGGCGACTGGGAAGACACGCTGGCCAATATCGCCATGTTTGAACCCAAGAGCATCGCACCGGGACGCGGTGATGCGCTGGTCGGCGAGGAAATGGTTGCCAAGGCCATAGCGGCAACAGCGGATTTCGTGAACTCGACCTACAAGCCGGTGGCAAAGGTTGTCGCCCGTGGCGGGTCGCTGAAAGAGGCATGGGACGCCTGTCGCGCCGAATGTGACCCGAAATTCTCGGACTATGCGATCTACGAACATTGCCTGCCCTTCAACGTCGCCCGCGCCTATGACGAGGCCCGCGGCATCGACACGCCGCGCGTCTGGACCGCCCAGCGCGACAAGGACATGTGGGCAAGTTTGCAGGGATAA
- a CDS encoding DUF2585 family protein, which yields MQVMTYGLKPALIFLFITAAMATVLLFMGRDLICPCGYVSFWTGPGAPPREGSQHLFDLYSPSHLIHGLLFFGVLALVARRLSINIRFAIALIVEAGWEILENTPLVIERYRAVTVSLDYNGDSVINSIFDVIAMVVGFYLARVLPVWVSVAIVIGLEVLTAFLIRDGLALNILMLFWPLESVLQWQQGG from the coding sequence ATGCAGGTCATGACCTATGGCCTGAAACCCGCGCTTATCTTTCTGTTCATCACCGCCGCGATGGCGACGGTGCTGTTGTTCATGGGGCGTGATCTTATCTGCCCCTGTGGCTACGTTTCGTTCTGGACCGGTCCGGGTGCGCCGCCACGTGAAGGTAGCCAGCATCTGTTCGATCTCTACTCGCCCAGTCACCTGATCCACGGGTTGCTGTTTTTCGGCGTGCTCGCGCTGGTGGCCCGACGTCTCAGTATAAACATCCGTTTTGCCATCGCGCTGATCGTTGAGGCAGGGTGGGAGATCCTTGAAAACACCCCTTTGGTGATTGAACGCTATCGCGCGGTGACGGTCTCGCTCGACTACAACGGCGATAGCGTGATCAACTCTATCTTCGACGTGATCGCGATGGTTGTCGGTTTCTATCTCGCGCGCGTTTTGCCAGTTTGGGTCAGCGTAGCCATCGTGATCGGCCTTGAGGTTCTGACCGCGTTCCTGATCCGCGATGGTCTGGCCCTGAATATCCTGATGCTGTTCTGGCCGCTGGAATCGGTCCTTCAGTGGCAGCAGGGCGGATAA
- the fahA gene encoding fumarylacetoacetase translates to MPLLRSWVESANSADTDFPLNNLPYGSFLADDGEAHCGVAIGDMILDVTALEADGLVQMDDEDAVFAFGDWTEFMSLGAAAWAAFRTTVTEILAEGATDAEAMTAFLVPRTDAKMLMPFMVAEYTDFYASKYHATNVGTMFRGAENALPPNWLSIPIGYNGRASSVVVSGSDVRRPWGQLKGPDDDLPRFAPCARFDLELEMGAIVGTPSEGPVTVGEADAMIFGYVLLNDWSARDIQAWEYQPLGPFQAKATATSISPWIVPKAALEPFRVSTPDRERVLLDYLKEPGPMLYDIDLEVGLAPEGKPETVIAQTNYKEMYYSSAQQLAHHTTSGCPMSVGDLLGSGTISGPDKNARGALLELSWGGKEPVTLDSGERRSFLEDGDTLTLRGAAKGDGYKIGFGDCTGTVLPALDDPYGGRK, encoded by the coding sequence ATGCCGCTTCTCAGATCTTGGGTGGAGAGTGCAAACTCCGCCGATACCGATTTCCCGCTGAACAACCTGCCCTACGGCAGCTTTCTTGCCGACGACGGAGAGGCGCATTGCGGTGTGGCCATCGGCGACATGATTCTGGACGTCACCGCGCTGGAGGCTGACGGGCTGGTCCAGATGGATGATGAGGACGCGGTTTTTGCCTTCGGCGACTGGACAGAGTTCATGTCGCTGGGCGCCGCCGCTTGGGCTGCTTTTCGCACGACCGTGACCGAAATTCTGGCCGAAGGTGCAACGGATGCGGAGGCAATGACAGCCTTTCTTGTTCCGCGGACGGACGCAAAGATGCTGATGCCCTTCATGGTAGCCGAATACACTGACTTCTACGCTTCCAAATACCACGCCACCAATGTCGGCACCATGTTTCGGGGCGCGGAAAACGCGCTGCCGCCGAACTGGCTGTCGATACCGATTGGATACAACGGGCGGGCGTCGTCGGTTGTCGTCTCTGGAAGCGATGTGCGCCGTCCATGGGGCCAGTTGAAGGGGCCGGATGACGACTTACCCCGCTTTGCACCCTGCGCGCGCTTTGATCTGGAACTGGAAATGGGCGCCATCGTCGGCACCCCCTCCGAAGGGCCGGTCACAGTGGGTGAGGCCGACGCGATGATCTTTGGCTATGTGCTGCTGAACGACTGGTCGGCGCGCGACATTCAGGCGTGGGAATACCAGCCGCTTGGCCCGTTTCAGGCCAAGGCGACCGCGACCTCGATCAGCCCGTGGATCGTGCCCAAAGCCGCGTTGGAGCCATTCCGCGTGTCAACACCAGACCGTGAGCGCGTGCTGCTGGATTATCTGAAAGAGCCCGGCCCGATGCTATACGATATTGATCTAGAGGTGGGCCTAGCGCCCGAGGGCAAGCCCGAGACGGTGATCGCGCAGACGAACTACAAAGAGATGTACTATTCCTCCGCTCAGCAACTGGCGCATCACACCACCAGCGGCTGCCCGATGTCGGTCGGCGATTTGCTAGGCTCAGGCACCATCTCTGGCCCGGACAAGAATGCGCGCGGCGCATTACTGGAACTCAGCTGGGGCGGCAAAGAGCCGGTCACGCTAGACAGCGGCGAGCGGCGCAGCTTTCTAGAGGACGGCGATACGCTGACCCTGCGCGGGGCGGCCAAGGGCGATGGATACAAAATCGGCTTTGGCGACTGCACCGGCACGGTGCTGCCCGCGCTAGACGATCCGTATGGGGGCCGGAAATGA